A window of the Oncorhynchus masou masou isolate Uvic2021 chromosome 13, UVic_Omas_1.1, whole genome shotgun sequence genome harbors these coding sequences:
- the LOC135551668 gene encoding large ribosomal subunit protein eL30-like — MVAAKKTKKSLESINSRLQLVMKSGKYVLGYKQSQKMIRQGKAKLVILANNTPALRKSEVEYYAMLAKTGVHHYSGNNIELGTACGKYFRVCTLAIIDPGDSDIIRSMPDQPQGRSRHFTLNVTNKLG; from the exons ATGGTTGCCGCAAAGAAGACG AAAAAGTCCCTGGAGTCCATAAACTCCCGTCTCCAGCTGGTGATGAAGAGCGGTAAATACGTTCTGGGATACAAGCAGTCCCAGAAGATGATCCGCCAGGGGAAAGCCAAGCTGGTCATCCTGGCCAACAACACACCTGCCCTCAG GAAGTCTGAAGTGGAGTACTATGCCATGTTGGCCAAGACTGGCGTCCATCActacagtgggaacaacatcgaGCTGGGCACGGCCTGTGGAAAGTACTTCAGGGTGTGCACACTGGCTATCATCGACCCCG GTGATTCTGACATCATCAGGAGTATGCCAGACCAGCCGCAGGGGAGAAGTAGACATTTCACTCTTAATGTTACAAATAAACTTGGTTGA